One Bufo gargarizans isolate SCDJY-AF-19 chromosome 3, ASM1485885v1, whole genome shotgun sequence DNA segment encodes these proteins:
- the LOC122932822 gene encoding aurora kinase A and ninein-interacting protein-like yields MKSRKRALQQPEECGVWLDASQLKKKCHQMVIPCTSSRFNPLSRRKSVDSVQVDFTQTKSPQLFTKQTSMYSFFSAAGSRNKQSPITDINTLIQETPQCEKGNAHESLNVMEQSPVETSMCSKPAEIQESVSLCNLHRNTREPVSSGQKENNDRSWVLEEPGNHTGSFSNVSVVRTKDKSPNPTLNHCFASKFQNKLSDSSIVKCPQKDYHEEDGCPQSQFDSPLFTQDTQGNRVICHPSTSDQHLTTPLQDKTNVTWHTKSQIKGTLQTLCDEDSLHIMFTQDSEGNMVIKH; encoded by the exons ATGAAGAGCAGAAAACGTGCCCTGCAGCAGCCAGAAGAGTGCGGGGTCTGGTTAGACGCGTCTCAGCTTAAGAAGAAATGCCACCAG ATGGTGATCCCCTGCACGTCTTCAAGATTTAATCCACTTTCAAGAAGAAAATCTGTGGATTCTGTGCAGGTTGACTTTACTCAGACAAAGTCGCCTCAGCTTTTCACCAAGCAGACTTCAATGTATTCCTTCTTCTCTGCCGCTG GCAGTAGGAACAAGCAGTCGCCCATTACTGATATTAATACATTGATTCAAGAAACTCCTCAGTGTGAGAAAGGAAACGCACACGAATCTCTGAATGTGATGGAACAGTCACCTGTTG AAACATCTATGTGCTCGAAACCTGCTGAAATCCAGGAGAGCGTCTCTTTATGTAACCTACACAGAAATACTAGAGAGCCAGTAAGCTCAGGACAAAAGGAAAACAATGACCGGAGCTGGGTGCTGGAGGAACCGGGCAACCATACTGGCAGCTTCTCCAATGTCTCCGTAGTCAGAACTAAAGACAAGTCTCCGAACCCTACTCTGAACCACTGTTTTGCTTCAAAATTCCAGAATAAACTGTCTGACTCTTCAATTGTCAAATGTCCTCAAAAGGATTATCATGAGGAAGACGGTTGTCCTCAAAGTCAGTTTGACAGTCCGCTTTTCACACAGGATACACAAGGGAACAGAGTCATCTGTCACCCATCTACAAGTGATCAACATCTGACCACACCACTTCAGGACAAAACTAATGTCACTTGGCACACAAAAAGTCAGATAAAAGGAACGCTACAAACTTTGTGCGATGAAGATTCCCTCCACATAATGTTCACCCAAGATTCTGAAGGAAACATGGTTATAAAACATTAG